The Sorghum bicolor cultivar BTx623 chromosome 6, Sorghum_bicolor_NCBIv3, whole genome shotgun sequence genome contains the following window.
GAGCAGCTGCAGCCACCACAGATGCAAATGTATACTCATCTGGAGCCAGCCGTTCAGAGGACACAGCTTTCAGCTGCACAAAGGCCTGCACTGCGCTCCAACCGTCCCCAACGCCAGAAAACCCAGCAATTATGGTATTCCATGACACCAAGTCTGGTGTCCCGATCCTCTGAAACACACGCACTGCAGTGTCCAGatcacagcagcagcagtacaTATCAAGCAGCGCATTCTGCAGTGGCAAATCAGGATCGAGCTCCTCTGATTTCACCACCCATCCATGCAGCGCACGCCCATGGTCCAAGTCCCCAGAGTGCCCACACCCACTCAGCACCGAAGAAAGGGTGCTCTCTGTAGGGGCCAGCCCAGTGCTCACCATCCGGCAGAACTTCCCCAGGGCACGGTCAAGGTAACCATACCGTACGTTGCAGTGCATCACGCAGTTCCACGCCACCACATCCGGCGTCATCATTTCGTCGAACACCTGGTTAGCGTCCCTCGGCGACCCGCACCCGTAATACATCTGGAGCAGCGCGGTCGGCACAATGTCGCTGGCGAGGAAGCCGAGCGCCGCAGCCTGCGCGTGCGCGGCGGCACCCGCGCGGCCATCGCGCAGCGAGCCGGCGGCGCGGAGGACGGCGCAGAGGCTGGGGGCGGTAGGGCGGAGACCCGACGAGTGCAGGTCGCGGAAGAGCCCGAAGGCGTCCGGCGCGTGCCTCAGGGTGCGCGAGAGCGCGGAGAGGACGGTATTGTAGGAGACCACGGAGGGACACGGCGTGGAGCGGAGGAGGGCGAGGGCGTCGGGGACCGCGGAGAGGCGGCAGTAGAGGGCGAGCAGCTGGTTAGCGAGGAAGGTGGGCGGGCGGGGCGCGGACGGCAGGGACGAGACCACGAGGAGCGCGTgcagcgcgcgcgcgcgccggaGGACGGCGCGCGGCGGGGAGCGGGTGCCGAACAGCGACTCGGCCGCCGCGGCGAGCACCGGCTCAAGGCTCTGGAAGCCGAGGCGCAACGACATGGAGAGCGGCACGCGCGCTGGCTGGCGCAGTGCACGGGCCACGGGCGGGCGGGCTCCACCCCGTAACCGTTGCCAAAAGACGCGACGCCACCGCGATCCACTAGTCAAACATGCGCTAGCGCGCCGTGTTGAAGAAGGACGATCACGAGCGCAGCGCAGGAGGTGCCGCCGCCTCCCCTGGCCCCGAGGCCTCGTTCTGCACCACGATCGTTCTACACCTCGCAGCAAGGTCGTGTGCTCGCCAATGGCGCCTCGCGGCAGTGGCAGCTTCCACCGATCCACCACCTGTCGCGCCGTCTCCCGCCCCGAGTAACCGACATTAGAAAATGGGGAGAGCACCACCTGTCGCAGCGCACGCTCCACGAGCCCCGACGTCCCCGAATGTCTCGGCCGCCACCACACGCAGGTGGTGGATCCTCGCCGACGAAACCTTGTCCCACCTCTTCCTGGgctttagttcactccaaaaccaaaatcttttcaaaatTCTATCGCATCTAATCTTACGACAcacgtatgaagtattaaatatagacaaaaataaaaactaattactaaatcataagatgaatcttttaagtctaattactccataattagataatgtttgtcaaatagaaacgaaagtactacggcggaactaaacaaggccctggtcgACACTGGACTGGAGATGCCTTACCGTACTTCTGCCCCTGACAGGTCGGCATTTGCTGTTTTGCTGAAGGCGTGCGGTGGTTTGGAGGACTTGGCAATAAGGACGGCCATGGCATCTGCTTCAAAAGGGAAACATGTCTTTTGGAAGCAGGTGAAATCATAGGAAGACTCTGCTAAGCATTTTATGATCAAGATGTAGAAGTGGTTTGGATGAAGTATTATATATTTGGTAACGAGCCATGAATTCTGAGTgtaccaacagaacctaaatcctgttgtcaaaaaaaaacagaacctaAATCAAAGCAGGAAAAGAAAAATTGTGCCAAAAaataggaaaagaaaaaaaaacggaCGTGTTGGATGACTTCTTCCCCGGTCAACAAGATAAGCACAGGTGCTGTCCCCTGCTCTCCGTCACCGCGGGCTCCCCTCTCCTTTGCCCTTCTTCCCCGTTTTCTCCCGCGGCCAGCGCCTCCGTGCCTGCCCGTGCGTGCCTTTCCCGGTCTCCTCCACCGGCCACCGCGGCCTCGCAATCCAGGGGCAATCAGCGCCTCCCCCACCCCCATCCACCGCCCTGACCGCGTGAGGGAGATCAAACGCGGAGCCTCTCTCCAGCGCCCTCGCAATGCCGGGCCTCGCTGCAACCGAGCAGGAGGCCGTCTCGCTGGTTCGGCGCGTCGCCCGCGCCCTCAACCGCCATGTCACCGACATCTTCGCGCTGCTCTTCAGCCACAAGGTAAAAGCGGGGTCCCCTCGGCTCGCCCCTGCGCGGCGCCCCTAACCCTAGCTACTGACATCGTCCATGCGGCTCCGCTTTGTTTCCCAGGGCGCTGGATCGCTCGGTGCCGTCGCGGGGTTCGCCATCGCCGTTGTGTTCGCGTGGAAGTTCCTGCGCCCCCGCAGGCCTGCTCCCAAGCGGCCCCCGCCTACCCCTGCAGCGGACCCCGCCGCGACTGTGCCTGATGCGGCGGAGCCTATTGGTGACTCTGGCAAGGTAGGCTATGCTGGAATGGAATTATGATTCCTGGCATTGTTGATTGCGTCGGCTGGCTCGATTTGTGACAACAAGTTTGTGTTTGGCAGGTAGTAACACGGGAAATTGTGGTGAAGCGACTGAGAGGGTGCAGAAAGGTGTGTCTTCTTCCATCACACCTAAGTTTGTCTTTCAGAAGAGCGAATGTGCACGCAACTTGGTGTTCTTAAGGGCTATTCCTAGTTTAAAAAGGAAGACAATGCACCTTTGGAATAATTTTTCCATCCAATAATGCTGATAGGCTTGTTTTCAGATGAACCGTGTTCGTAACGAAACATTTTTAGGGATTTGTCTTAGAGCAGCTCCAGTGTATGAATCGATTTTGCATGCCAAACAGATTTATTTTACCTCGGTTCGACCACTACGCAGAAtgtccccccccccacccccccccccccccccccacaaaaaaaaaagggattTTTGGATCTGGGCCATTACAATTCTTCGAGTTTTGAAAAACGCCATTACAATTCGCCTATTCCAAGATTTGCCATTACAATTTCATCTTTCTCCTGTCCATGCCATTTTCTACTGCTACCGCGTATAGAAGCCCCACTGTCAGGCGTGTATGTGTATAGGAAGGTAAACGGACGTCAAGttcccttctccttctcctccgtCGAACCGAGTGCTCCTGCAGTGGACGAGCAGTCGTCCACGACGACCGGCATGTGAGCCAAGCGGCGGCGCTCGCCCGCAGTGGCCTACGCGCGAGGTGGAGCGGCCACGCTCACTCACGGCGGCTTGCGCGAGGCAGACCGGCCCCTTCGAGCACCTCCGCTTCGCCTCGCCGTGGACGCCGCGCTCGGCGCTACTGCTGACCCCGGCTACCGTCGTGTATCGGCGTGTGTGCTCGACGCGTGTGAGCAGCTGCATATGGGAGTGTGCACGAggagccgccgccaccgccaccacggGCACACAGGCACGCTGTTGTGGAGAATGAAGGAGAGGGCACTGACGTCCGTATGGGCCACCACGCCGACGACCAGCTCCGGCTGCGGGCACCTTGGCTAGTAGTTGATCTTGAGTTGCAGGAGGAGGTCGAGATCCTGCTGCCGTTCGTCACCTGCTGCTGCATGGGTGTTGTGTGCCGTGGAGCCTCATGGAGAGGATAGCGAGCACCGTGGAGGCTAGCTCCCGAGTTCGGCTTCGGCGGCCAAAGTCGTGGGTGGCAGGTCACTGTAGGTCGGCCACGCACACACGCTGTCGTCGTTCTTGATCGAGCGGGAGCAGCACGCCCGCGGCGATCTGCTTCTTGCCGGACTTGCTCATTGGCGAGGTCCACAACGAGCTCGGGCGAGGAGCCCTTGGGGAAGACGTGCCGCGAGACACGGCCTTGCAGAGCAGCATGGAGCGGTCGGCGGGCAAGAAGAAGAACGGCGCACGTGAACAGCGGTCTCGTCTGACGGAGGAGCAAGCGACTTAAACGTCCGTATGCGATTCGATACACATACATACCTGACCAGTGGGCCTTTGTACATTGCAGCCGTAGAAAATGGCATGAATCAGGGAGAGATGAAATTATAATGGCAGATCTCCGAATAGACGAATTATAATGGCATTTCTCAAAACTTAGAGAATTGTAATGGCCCAGATCCAAAaatcccaaaaaaaaaaagaccacTACGCAGAATGCGATTTGAGCTCTGACACACAAAGTTCGATTTCCACAATGTGCAAAGTTTGATTTTTTACGCTTACAGTTTGGTTTCTCTGCACACTGGAAGTGCTCTTAGGAGGCTGAAGAAATTAGCAGTTGAACACTCCAGCGATCTAATTTGACACAACCTTCCTAAATCATGGCCCTGCTTCAGATTAATATAAATCTGTTTGCCATATCGCAGAATTCAACGAATCTCATAAAAATTGCTTGTGCAGGTTACGTGCCAACTTCTTGGTGTTGTTTTTGAGGAGAAAACTCCTGAGGAGCTTCAGGTGTGACTAGCAATGCTCGTCAAGTATTTGTATCTCTTGCGTAATCGCCTATCACCAAAGCTAAACCTTCTGCTATCCATCTTTGATGCAGGAACATGCTACAGTTAGACCCTCCGTGGTAGAGTTACTACTGGAAATATCCAGATATTGTGATCTCTACCTGATGGAGACTGTACTTGATGACAAGAGCGAGGTATTAATTTCTTAGTTCATCCTTACATTTATTTGCAGTTTTGTTACGAAAATATGTTATATGGATGGTTCTGTAAATCGAGTGACTAATGGAAACTGTAGGAGAACGCTCTCATGGCCCTGGAGACCTCTGGACTTTTCAGAACTGGTGGCCTGATGAAAGAGAAGGTGACAAGTTCAAACTAAAGACTGTTGATTCATCATCGTTCATTTACTTTATTGTTCTCATCATAAAACTTGAATGATACTTTCCCCTGGAGTCCTGATTATTATGTCTATTGCCCATAGGATATATAGCATATATATAAATGGCCGGTAGTTGGTacttgcacctttttaaaaaaaaattgtacttGGACATTGAAAGTTCTAGTGGCACTCAGCATATTAGTTCTGCTCATCGTACAGAATATTCAGTTATGTTTTGACGCATGAAAGAATAGTTCCCCTTGCCCATAGTTAGGCCATATGTGTTTCTCTTTATCGCCTGGTATCTGGTAATGCTTGGATGTTCGGTTATGTTTTACTCTATGACTATCTGTTTCTGTCGCCTTCATTGGACTTTTAGTAAAAACAAGGTATTTGTATATGTTTTCAGGTGCTCTTTTGCAGCACTGAAGTTGGTCGAACTTCATTTGTTCGACAGTTGGAGTCAGATTTTCACATAGACACGAACCTCGACATAGTTTCTCAATTATCTGTATGTTATCTTGTATCTTATTTATTTCTGGAGCAGGGGTTTCTTTTGATATGTTAACATTTTCCCCCCATTTATTATCAGCGGTTCATTCGATGCCAACTATTTATTTCCACGGTGGAAGGAGAACAGCTTGCAGGCAACATATACAATTCTCCAAGTCTTGAGCAGTTCTTCTCTTGAAGGCGGGGCGCAAAGAAAAGGGGGCTTCTGAACTCCAAACAAATGTGCTGATTTAGCAGCACAGTTGTGAGTTGTCACGCCCCCAACCAAGGCATGGACAGAACAGCCACCCTACTCTTATAGGAGTTGGCTTGCGATCATGCAAGAtgtatattaaatatagacgatgaTAATAAGTTGATAAAAAAACattcttatttatttgtttgttaTTTCTAGTAAAAATTGCATggaaaaaaatatgaatataGAAGCTACTCCTATACGTCAAGCTTTCACTACAGAGGAGGTCACGGTATTGGATAATATAGGAACAAGGTGAGTGCTATTAAACTAGTTTTTTTATGAAAGCATTCAATATAATAAAGTAACCACAAAGATTACAAGGGAAATATAACGAAAGAATGGAAAATAAAGAAAACTGACTGATTATTTCCCACGAGCTAGGCTGCTCATATGCATTCAAATTCACATCGATTTACATGTAATGAGGTGTATTGGAGTGGAATATAAATTAAATTTACTTCAATCTACCTCAACACATGTAGATTGAGATAAATTCGATAACATTCAAACATGGCCTTAGttggcatttttttttctttttttgtgctGGATAGACACTGCTTTGTAAAATACTTTGTTTTCTGAAGCTATTATTGGTGTTTGGATAcaacaaacaaggccttatgtgCCAAGTAATTTTTTTAGTATTGGACAAACACTATGCTTTGTAAAATACTTTGGTTTTCAGAAGCTATTATTGGTGTTTGAATACAACAAACTATGTAGTCTCTAAAATCATGATTTTATTAAAACCGGTCTTTTGGAGTTTTGAAAGCTCTATACATGACTTCTTTTTTCTAAAGCATAGTTTTGTATGTTTTTAGGCCATATTTGAATGTAAAGTATTTTTGGAATTTAATAAAAATACCATGGTTTTGTGAAATACTATTTAGAGCCCCATGAAATGTTTGGTTAAAATAAACACTATGGTTTTGAAAACCACAATATTGCTAAAACTATAGTCGTTTGGAGTTTTATAAATTCCACTCTAATACCTCTTTTTTCTAAACCATGGCTTTGCACATCTATGGATTCTAAACTATAGTCATGATACTACGATTTCTAAATGCTACAGCATCCAAATAGGGCcttaccgtgtgtttggttgggggttggatgggttgggttggatccaacccagttttgggggacggagccaacccaaaagagtgtttggttgcatttcGATTTTGGGGACAGACCCAACCCGTttcagtgtttggttgaagaaTTGGGGACGGAGCGGCTCCGttcagtgtttggttgaaggaatTTAGTGTTTGGTGAACATCAACCCGGCTGGAGCGGCTCCGTCCGCCAAATTTTGACGGACGAGTCCAACCCGCATCTGAGAGGAATATTTCACTCTGGAGCCAATCCAACCCTCtcatcctccaaccaaacagccaCGAGAACGGGTTCGCTCCAACCCGGCTCTCTTcgctctccaaccaaacacacggttagTTTATTAGATTCTAAACTATAGTCATGATACTACGATTTCTAAATGCTACAGCATCCAAATAGGGCCTTAGTTTATAAAACCATAGTTTATTGATACCACAGTTTTCTAAAATGAAATCATCCAAGCATGTCCTAAACTTTGATTTTCCGCATAGTCATCAGGTGTACATATACAGCCACTATGCTGGATCCACACCTGCCGTATTTATGTATTTCCAGTTATATTTGGAACGGTTCAGATCTAGTGagcacatcaacttcatcgaatCCTAAGAGATCGTGTTGCTCTGATTTGGATCTAACTGGCTAACACAGCCTCTGCATGAGGCAAGAGGCATCAGGCATCTACAACTGCATTGGACGCCAAGATACCAACAGGATCACCAGTGTCACAGAACTTGTTACATTTCATGAGTCAAACAGTACAACTGAACTAAGTTGCTGCACGAACATCTTATGGTTCCATCATAGCATGTACAATACTTATAATAATAGATAGAGCAGAGAACCATCTTATGTATTGGGCCTCGGCAATCGGGGTTAAGTGCCTTTTTGCCGCCACGCTCACTCCAGTTCGCCGCCTCCTTGTAGCTGCCACAGCTAATCCCTCGGCAGCACTGCTGCTGCTACAATGATCTGCGGGGCtgccttgttcgtttggctgataagccatgtcaaaaagtactgttggctgatttattatgagagaaaaacacgatTCGACTGATAAGCCTAAACGAACAAGGATTCAGAGAGTATAAAACCTAAATCGGAGTAAAAATATGTACGGCAAAAAACAGTAATAGAACATGGAAATAACAGTGGGGAAAAAACAAACTTCTGTCCAGGGTTTGGAAGACCCGTAAGGCAGACAGCATAAAACTCAGAAAGCACAAAATCCCTTACGGCACAGCACAAGTACAAGCAAGCTAACTTTCAATCAATGCATTGCTCTCTAAGTAGAT
Protein-coding sequences here:
- the LOC8085848 gene encoding peroxisome biogenesis protein 22 encodes the protein MPGLAATEQEAVSLVRRVARALNRHVTDIFALLFSHKGAGSLGAVAGFAIAVVFAWKFLRPRRPAPKRPPPTPAADPAATVPDAAEPIGDSGKVVTREIVVKRLRGCRKVTCQLLGVVFEEKTPEELQEHATVRPSVVELLLEISRYCDLYLMETVLDDKSEENALMALETSGLFRTGGLMKEKVLFCSTEVGRTSFVRQLESDFHIDTNLDIVSQLSRFIRCQLFISTVEGEQLAGNIYNSPSLEQFFS